The sequence CTGCCTCTTTCAAAGCTTGTAGTTGGAACAAAGATTGGGTCAGAAGCAGTTGTGGTTCCATTATCAATTGCGTCTACGGCATTTCTGGCCAGACTTGCAGAAGCCAGTTTTTCTGATGTAAGTAATGGTGTTGTTGAGGCATTTTTGTCTACAGGAGCAAGCAAGTTTAAAATCATTACAAAGATTTTACTGCCGGAAGCACTTCCTTCGCTGGTAAAAAATATTACGGTTACTGCAATTTCTATTTTAGGTTTTTCAGCAATGGCCGGTCTTGTAGGCGGTGGTGGTCTTGGGGATTTTGCTTATCGTTACGGATATCAGCGCTACCGTAGTGAAATACTTATGGTATGTGTTGTAATTCTTATTGTTCTTGTTCAGCTTATTCAGACTGCAGGTGATTTTCTTGTAAAGAGAATAAGCCGCCGTTAGTTTTCAGGAGGACAATGTGATTGAAGTTTTATGGCATGGCAGGGGAGGTCAGGGAGCCTTTACTGCTGCAAAACTTTTGGGAGCTGCTTTTTCTGTAGAAGGTGAATTGAATAATGCTCTTGCATTTCCATCCTTTGGTCCGGAACGCAGGGGTGCCCCGATTGTTGCTTTTACTAAATTAAGTAAGCAGCCGATTGGAGACAGAAGCCAGATAAAAAAAGCTGACTATGTTGTATTTCTTGATGACACATTGTTTTCCGAAAAAGCATTTGATGAGATTAAGAGCGGCGGAAAGATTTTTATAAATACCAGACGAGATTTTAAGAGGGAAGGGAACTTATCTGATTCCCGGCTGTCATCTATTGTTACCTTTGATGGTGACAGTCTTGCAATGAAAATTCTTTCCATGCCTGTGACTAATACGGTAATGCTGTCACTACTGGCAAAAGAAAGTGGAGTTGTATCAGCAGGAGTTTTAAAGAAAGCGATGGAACTTTATATGCCGCCAAAACTGTTCCAGAAAAACTCTGCTGTAGTTGATGCAGTCTTTGGAGGAATAAATGAAACCCTTTCTCAGAAATAAAAATCCCGTTACTTATGAAGAAATTCCAGAGGCTACTGCTTATGAGGCAGGTTACCTCGTCACAAAAAATGCAGGTTGGAGAAACATCCGTCCTGTTATTGATATAGAAAAATGTAAGGGCTGTCTTCAGTGTTATCTGTATTGTCCGGATGGTGTCATTTACAAAAACGACGGTAAGGTAGCAGTTGATTATGACTTTTGTAAAGGCTGCGGTATCTGCAAAAAGATATGCCGGTTTTCTGCTATAACTATGGAGGAGGAAAAGTAATGTCAAAGAAATTTCTTTCCGGCGATGAAGCTTTTGCTTATGGCATAAGACTTGCACGGCCGGATGTAATATCTGCTTATCCTATAACTCCTCAGACTGTGGTTGTAGAAAAGCTTTCTGATTTTGTGGAAGACGGTTCCCTTAAGAGCAATTTTATTCATGTTGAATCAGAGCATTCTGCTTTATCCTGTGCCATGGGGGTAAGTGCAGCAGGAGCAAGGGCATTTACGGCAACTTCCTCCCAGGGACTTTTGTATATGGCTGAGTGTCTTGTATATGCCTCCGGCGGTCGTTTTCCTATTGTCATGATGAATGCAAACAGATCTACGGCTCTTCCATGGAATATTTACGGGGATCAGAGGGATTCTCTTGCGCTTCTTGATTCAGGATGGATTCAGTCCTACGCACAGGACGGACAGGAAGCTCTGGATATGGCTTTAATGAGTTACTACATTGCAGAACATAAAAAAGTGCAGACTCCTTTTATGGTTAATCTTGACGGGTTTGTCTTAACTCACACTTATGAAGTTGTGGATGTACCTGAACAGGCACAGGCTGATGAATTTCTGCCTTCATTTGAGACAGAAAATAAATTCGATTTTGAAAGTCCTAAAAATCTTGCATTTTCTGCCGGACCTGAAACGAATACTTTTTTTAAGGTAAAAGAGCATCTTGGCCTGCTGAATGCTTCCGCAGTTATATCAGAAGCAGAAGAGAGGTTTGCTAAGATATTTGGAAGAAAATATTCGGGACTTACTGAAAATTATAAAACAGAAGATGCTGATTATATTATCCTGACGCTGGGATCTGTAAGCGGACTTATCCGTCAGGCTGTGGATGAATTGAGGGACGAAGGATTAAAGGCCGGTCTTGTCCGTATAAGATATATGCGTCCGTTTCCTGTCAGTGAAATATCTGCAGCAGTAAAAAATGCAAAAGCCCTGGCTGTTCTTGAAAAGGATGTTTCTTTTGGTGCCGAAGGAACTGTTTATACAAACGTTAATTCTGCTCTGAAGAAAAACGCTCTGGAAATTCCATCTAAAAATTTTATTGGAGGACTGGGGGGCAAGGATATCAGTCTTAGAGAAATAAAAGATATTTTCTTAAAGTTGAAGGATGTGTCGGAAGGACAAAAACTTTCTGATGTTAATTTTCTTGGTGTTGATGTAAAAGGGGAGTAAAGTGATTACTGCGAAAAATCTGAACGAAGAAGAATTTTTTTATGGACACAAGGCCTGTGCAGGTTGCGGCGGTAGTCTTGCAGTAAGGATAGCCCTCAAGGTACTGGGAGAAAAAGCTGTTGCTGTATTGCCAGCCGGATGTATGAGTGCCGTTGGGTTTAATTATCCTCAGCTTTGTTTTTCAAATAATGCAATTATCTCTACTTTTGCCGGTACTGCGAGCATGATGACAGGAGTACTTGCAGGTCTGCGTGCCCGGGGAATAACTGATGCTCAGGTTGTGGGTTTTGCGGGTGATGGCGGTACTGCTGATATTGGTATTCAGGCTCTGTCAGGTGCAATCGACCGTAATGATGACGTGCTCTATATCTGCTATGACAACGAAGCTTATATGAATACGGGAATTCAGAAAAGCTCCCTTACGCCTTTCGGTGCCAGAACTACAACCACACCTGCCGGTAATAATATAAGGGGAAATATCCGTCCCAAGAAGAATGTTTTTGAAATTATAGCTGCGCATGATATTCCTTATGCAGCAACTGCAACAGTAGGATATCTTCAGGATTACATTAACAAAGTTGAGAAGGCCTCTAAAATCCGCGGGACAAAATTCATTCACGTGATTGCACCTTGCCCTACAGGATGGGGTGTAAAGACAGACGAAACTGTTGATGTGGCAAAAGAAATTGTTGATACAGGATTGTGGTATCTTGCGGAATATGAAAACGGAGAATTTACATTGAATCATAAGCCGGAAAGCTTCAGTTCCGTAGAAAACTATCTTAAGCGCCAGGCAAGGTTCCGTCATCTTACAGATGATGATATTCAGGCAATAACTGCAGGCCGGGACAGTAAATGGGAGCATATTTTAAAGTTCTGGAATGTAAAAAAATAATTTTTTAAAAGATATTGACATAAATCAGTGATAAAGTGTATAAAGTAATTACCTACTAAATAGATAGGAAAACTAATTAAACACATTCGGAGGTAGAAATGATGGCTTTGTATTTTGAAAAACTCGTCAGAGCAAATTTTCGTTTTGGACGAATGTGCTTCTGCTGTTAACTCTTCACTTTAATTTTTAATCATTAATTACATTTTTAATCGGATGTACGGTTTTTTTATGTGTACCGTGTCCGGAATCCGCAATTATTAAATAACGAACGTTCGTTATTAGTGCGGGAATGCTATATCTATGGAGGAATGCTATGTCAGCACCAGATGGAAAATATTGGAATAAAGAACTTGAAACATTACCGAGAGAACAGCTTGAAGCAAAACAGCTTGAGGATTTGAAAGAGATCGTTCAGTTTGCCTACGATCATGCACCTTATTACAAACGTTCGTTTGACGAAGCAGGAGTAAAACCTTCTGATATTCACACACTGAAGGATATTCAGAAGTTTCCTTTTATTAATAAGAAAACTCAGCGTGACACACAGGGAGTAGGTTCATTCCTTGGAGAACTTGCAGCTGTTCCGGAAGAAGATGTTGTGTTTGTTTCTACGTCTTCAGGTTCGACTGGGGTTCCGACAATGTCGCCTTTTACAAAAAAAGATTTTGATGAATTCCAGGATACAGAAAGCCGCTGGTTCTATCAGATTGGAATGAGGAAGAATGACCGTTATGTTCATGCCCTTAATTTTTCTCTGTATGTTGGAGGACCTGATGTAATCGGTGCTCAGAATTTAGGTGCGCTTTGTATCTGGGGAGGAACACTTCCAAGTGAACGGCTTCTTTTTATTCTTAAGACATATCAGCCTACGATAATCTGGACAAGCCCAAGCTATGCATGGCAGCTGGGAGAAAAGGCAATTAAAGCTGGTTATGATCCGAAAAAAGATTTCAGCATCAAGAAGATTATTGTTGCAGGAGAAGCCGGCGGTTCAATTGATTCAACCCGCAAGGCAATAGAAGATTTGTGGGGAGCTGAAGTTTTTGACTTCTACGGTCTCTCGGATATTTTTGGTGCATGTGCTGCAATGTGTGAAGCAAAGGACGGACTTCATATTGCTGAGAATCATATTCTTGTAGAAACAAGGGATATTCATACAGGAGAAATTCTTCCTCCTGGAGAAACAGGTGAACTTGTATTTACAACATTAAGAAAGCATGCTCGTCCGCTTATCCGCTTTAGAACTGGAGATATCGGTCGTATTGATTATACTCCATGTAAGTGTGGAAGAACCCATGGCCGTATTCATATTCAGGGTCGTCTGGATGATATGTTCATTGTAAGTGCAGTTAATGTATTCCCTAGTGATATTGAAGCTGTAATTCATGAACTTAAAGAAGTTACCGGTGAATATCTTATCCGTATTTTTGAAAAAGATTTCACCTGCAAGTATGCCGTAGAAGTAGAAAAAGCTTCCGGTAATACAGAAACAGATGAAGCACTTGCAGAAAAAGTATCGGCAGCCCTTAAGGCTCGCATTGGTGTTAAGCCGGCAAGAGTAGTGGTTCATCCAGATGGAGGTCTTAATACAAGATCTGAACATAAGTCAAAGCGTGTAATTGATGAAAGAAACATTGATTACAATATCTGATTTTTTTTAGAGGAGAAATATTATGAATAAGAGTAAGGAAATAAAAATTATCGCAGCTATTGCTGGAGTTTTGACATTGTTTGCATCATGCAATAAATCAGGAAAGGATTCTAAAGTTGTAGAAATTATTCTTGAAGCACAGAATGCTCCGTATACTTATGAAGATGAAAACGGAAATCCTGCCGGTTATGAATATGAAGTTCTTAAGGCAATTGAAAAGAAACTTCCTGAATGGAAATTCAATTATCAGGTTCTTGATTATGAGACAGCACTGGCTGGTGTACGCACCGGAAAGTACACTCTTGATGCAGGATGTAAATTCAGAACGCCTGCAAGAGAAAAGGCATTTCTTGTTTCTGCACCATACAACTACTTCTTTATGAATCTTGTAGTTAAGGCAAATAGCGGTATTAATGGTCTTGAGGATATGAGCGGAAAATCAATTTCACCTATTGTTGCAACTGACGGACGTGCTGTTGCACTTAAGGACTGGATTGATGGTCATCCGGAAGTAACTGTTGACTTTAAGACTCTGGCTTCTTCAGGAGCAATGGCAGATGAAATCGCAAAAGTAGAAGACGGTGTTTTTGATGCTGCATATCTTTCTGCAGAACAGGCTAATGCAATTTTGAGCGAGGCAAAATATACGGATCTGAAAATTACAAAGAGGGTAGACGGACGTGATACTGTATTCCTTATTAATAAAGATAAGAGGGAATTTCAGAAGGCTGTTAATAAAGCACTGGAAGAACTTACGGCAGACGGAACTTTAGGAGAACTTACCGTAAAATTCTTTGGTGAAGATAATTTTGAAGTTGCAAAAAAGATTGGTCTTAAAAAAGACTGAGATGTAATGCAGTTCTTAAAGAAAGCCGTTTGTTTTATATAAGCGGCTTTTTTTTAATGTTTCGGAAAGGAGAGTATTTTGTGGCGCGGACATGAGTTTTTTATTTCTTCTTTACCGGCTCTTGCTGAATTTATTCCGGTAACGATTTTTTATCTGACTGTACCTACTTTAATTTCGTGGGTTCTCGGAACTTTGATATGTATAGTCAGAACAGGCAGAAAGAATGTTTTATATTATGCAGTTTCGCTGTTCGTTTCTTTTTTCAGGGGAACTCCGGGACTTGTGCAGTTATATATTGTTTTTTTTGGTCTGCCTAAATTATTTTCATTATTTGGAATGAATATAAATGCATGGGATGCAGGATTTTTTTATATAGTAGCAACGACGGCAAACTTTTCTTCATTTGTTTCCGAAGCCCTGCGTGGTGCTTATGAGGGAATTGATAAAGCACAGATTGACGCAGGATATTCTGTTGGATACAGCAGGATTCAGTGTTTTTTTCATGTAACGGTTCCGCTTACTGTAAAGATTGCGCTTCCAAATCTTAAAAATCTCGAAATAGATTTGCTGAAGGGAAGTGCAGTGGCTTATGTAATCGGAGTTGTAGACGTAATGGGTAAGGCAAATAAAATCATTTCACTTCACAGAGGCTATGGACAGATCTGGGTTCTGCTGGCTGCTGCAGTGATATATTTTTTTCTTACGACCGTGGTTGAATTTATTTTCAATATGGCGTTGCGTCATTTCAGAAGGTATGAGGTTTAAGAGAAATGAATCTTGATTACGGATTTATGGTATCCATTATACCTGTTGTTGTTAAGGCGCTGCCTGTTACCCTTGAGTTAACGGTAATATCTTTACTGTTAGCTTCTGTTATTGCTTTGGTTTTTGGAACTGTTCTTATCAGGAAGGTATTTATCCTTAATAAGCTTGTGCTTTTTTTTAACACTTTCCTGAAGGGTGTTCCTCTGATAGTTCAGCTTTTATTCTGTTACTATGCCATT is a genomic window of Treponema rectale containing:
- a CDS encoding methionine ABC transporter permease, whose protein sequence is MIESILSIRGEVVIALYETFYMVAIALLSAIIFGTVLGLILYVTSNPLFVKNTPVNRVIGIILNIIRSVPFLILMVLLLPLSKLVVGTKIGSEAVVVPLSIASTAFLARLAEASFSDVSNGVVEAFLSTGASKFKIITKILLPEALPSLVKNITVTAISILGFSAMAGLVGGGGLGDFAYRYGYQRYRSEILMVCVVILIVLVQLIQTAGDFLVKRISRR
- a CDS encoding 2-oxoacid:acceptor oxidoreductase family protein — encoded protein: MIEVLWHGRGGQGAFTAAKLLGAAFSVEGELNNALAFPSFGPERRGAPIVAFTKLSKQPIGDRSQIKKADYVVFLDDTLFSEKAFDEIKSGGKIFINTRRDFKREGNLSDSRLSSIVTFDGDSLAMKILSMPVTNTVMLSLLAKESGVVSAGVLKKAMELYMPPKLFQKNSAVVDAVFGGINETLSQK
- a CDS encoding 4Fe-4S binding protein, whose translation is MKPFLRNKNPVTYEEIPEATAYEAGYLVTKNAGWRNIRPVIDIEKCKGCLQCYLYCPDGVIYKNDGKVAVDYDFCKGCGICKKICRFSAITMEEEK
- a CDS encoding transketolase C-terminal domain-containing protein, whose amino-acid sequence is MSKKFLSGDEAFAYGIRLARPDVISAYPITPQTVVVEKLSDFVEDGSLKSNFIHVESEHSALSCAMGVSAAGARAFTATSSQGLLYMAECLVYASGGRFPIVMMNANRSTALPWNIYGDQRDSLALLDSGWIQSYAQDGQEALDMALMSYYIAEHKKVQTPFMVNLDGFVLTHTYEVVDVPEQAQADEFLPSFETENKFDFESPKNLAFSAGPETNTFFKVKEHLGLLNASAVISEAEERFAKIFGRKYSGLTENYKTEDADYIILTLGSVSGLIRQAVDELRDEGLKAGLVRIRYMRPFPVSEISAAVKNAKALAVLEKDVSFGAEGTVYTNVNSALKKNALEIPSKNFIGGLGGKDISLREIKDIFLKLKDVSEGQKLSDVNFLGVDVKGE
- a CDS encoding thiamine pyrophosphate-dependent enzyme produces the protein MITAKNLNEEEFFYGHKACAGCGGSLAVRIALKVLGEKAVAVLPAGCMSAVGFNYPQLCFSNNAIISTFAGTASMMTGVLAGLRARGITDAQVVGFAGDGGTADIGIQALSGAIDRNDDVLYICYDNEAYMNTGIQKSSLTPFGARTTTTPAGNNIRGNIRPKKNVFEIIAAHDIPYAATATVGYLQDYINKVEKASKIRGTKFIHVIAPCPTGWGVKTDETVDVAKEIVDTGLWYLAEYENGEFTLNHKPESFSSVENYLKRQARFRHLTDDDIQAITAGRDSKWEHILKFWNVKK
- a CDS encoding phenylacetate--CoA ligase family protein; translated protein: MSAPDGKYWNKELETLPREQLEAKQLEDLKEIVQFAYDHAPYYKRSFDEAGVKPSDIHTLKDIQKFPFINKKTQRDTQGVGSFLGELAAVPEEDVVFVSTSSGSTGVPTMSPFTKKDFDEFQDTESRWFYQIGMRKNDRYVHALNFSLYVGGPDVIGAQNLGALCIWGGTLPSERLLFILKTYQPTIIWTSPSYAWQLGEKAIKAGYDPKKDFSIKKIIVAGEAGGSIDSTRKAIEDLWGAEVFDFYGLSDIFGACAAMCEAKDGLHIAENHILVETRDIHTGEILPPGETGELVFTTLRKHARPLIRFRTGDIGRIDYTPCKCGRTHGRIHIQGRLDDMFIVSAVNVFPSDIEAVIHELKEVTGEYLIRIFEKDFTCKYAVEVEKASGNTETDEALAEKVSAALKARIGVKPARVVVHPDGGLNTRSEHKSKRVIDERNIDYNI
- a CDS encoding transporter substrate-binding domain-containing protein, with amino-acid sequence MNKSKEIKIIAAIAGVLTLFASCNKSGKDSKVVEIILEAQNAPYTYEDENGNPAGYEYEVLKAIEKKLPEWKFNYQVLDYETALAGVRTGKYTLDAGCKFRTPAREKAFLVSAPYNYFFMNLVVKANSGINGLEDMSGKSISPIVATDGRAVALKDWIDGHPEVTVDFKTLASSGAMADEIAKVEDGVFDAAYLSAEQANAILSEAKYTDLKITKRVDGRDTVFLINKDKREFQKAVNKALEELTADGTLGELTVKFFGEDNFEVAKKIGLKKD
- a CDS encoding amino acid ABC transporter permease, which encodes MWRGHEFFISSLPALAEFIPVTIFYLTVPTLISWVLGTLICIVRTGRKNVLYYAVSLFVSFFRGTPGLVQLYIVFFGLPKLFSLFGMNINAWDAGFFYIVATTANFSSFVSEALRGAYEGIDKAQIDAGYSVGYSRIQCFFHVTVPLTVKIALPNLKNLEIDLLKGSAVAYVIGVVDVMGKANKIISLHRGYGQIWVLLAAAVIYFFLTTVVEFIFNMALRHFRRYEV